A region of Polyangiaceae bacterium DNA encodes the following proteins:
- a CDS encoding M23 family metallopeptidase yields MRRFILAALIATLGACGGGDIEDVPAPEENPGVVVDDAGSWASGGASGAGGAAGAAGQAGAAGQAGAAGQAGAPAVDAGSTSTAPPASCPRVRIDVPAGNVANVRPDPSTAKAPVGTLEPGAIVDVIAFVKGESLDGNDLWYEIKTGALSGFVFSGLAKCTTDEPVTTKPGFYLPLACGKSATVTQGNFGSYSHQGLSAYAYDFSLGIGTPMTAMADGTVSYVYDKTGPGDPCYNGGGSSCIAYANIVVLQHADGTKTHYAHLSKVLVTKGQKVTRGQKVGLSGSTGYSTGPHAHVARSKDGSQSIKLVFQDVPGDGMPNTGQKVTSGNCP; encoded by the coding sequence ATGCGCCGCTTCATCCTGGCTGCCCTGATCGCCACGCTCGGCGCCTGCGGCGGCGGAGACATCGAGGACGTGCCGGCGCCGGAGGAAAACCCCGGCGTGGTGGTGGACGACGCGGGGAGCTGGGCGAGCGGCGGCGCGAGCGGCGCCGGGGGAGCCGCGGGCGCCGCAGGACAGGCCGGCGCTGCGGGACAGGCGGGCGCCGCGGGACAGGCCGGTGCGCCCGCCGTCGATGCCGGCTCGACCTCCACCGCACCGCCGGCGAGCTGCCCGCGCGTGCGCATCGACGTGCCGGCGGGCAACGTCGCCAACGTGCGGCCCGACCCGTCCACGGCGAAGGCTCCCGTCGGCACCCTCGAGCCCGGCGCCATCGTGGACGTGATCGCGTTCGTGAAGGGCGAATCGCTCGACGGCAACGACCTCTGGTACGAGATCAAGACCGGCGCGCTGAGCGGCTTCGTGTTCTCGGGTCTGGCGAAGTGCACGACGGACGAGCCCGTGACGACCAAGCCGGGCTTCTACCTGCCGCTCGCGTGCGGCAAGTCCGCGACCGTGACGCAGGGCAACTTCGGCAGCTACAGCCACCAGGGCCTCTCGGCCTATGCCTACGACTTCTCCCTCGGCATCGGCACGCCCATGACGGCCATGGCCGACGGCACGGTGAGCTACGTCTACGACAAGACCGGCCCCGGCGATCCCTGCTACAACGGCGGCGGCTCGTCGTGCATCGCGTACGCGAACATCGTTGTCTTGCAGCACGCCGACGGCACCAAGACGCACTACGCCCACCTGAGCAAGGTGCTGGTCACCAAGGGGCAGAAGGTGACGCGCGGCCAGAAGGTCGGCCTGTCCGGCTCCACCGGCTACTCCACCGGACCGCACGCTCACGTGGCGCGCAGCAAGGACGGCTCGCAGAGCATCAAGCTGGTGTTCCAGGACGTGCCGGGGGACGGGATGCCCAACACCGGGCAGAAGGTCACGAGCGGGAACTGTCCCTGA
- a CDS encoding alpha/beta hydrolase yields the protein MRRPLLLAALALSSASACRESDEHAAAGGTAGTGGSGAWAGTSSGGGSAACTSVPAVVSFLTDDGVQLEADDYPTGEGLGPSVVLLHMIPPANDRSNYPKGFIDALVAKQIRVLNVDRRGAGASEGDPLEAYTGDKGKLDAKAAMLHLTSGACGVDPLRIGVVGASNGTTTALDYAIHASANTELLFPSALVFLTGGAYTENQNSLGAHHDELDQVPIQFVFSAAESAWSKGYQNGAPSAWRFQEYDPGDHGTNMFEARPESIDAVVGFLAEVL from the coding sequence GTGCGCCGCCCCCTCCTGCTCGCCGCCCTGGCGCTCTCCTCCGCCTCGGCGTGCCGCGAGAGCGACGAGCACGCAGCTGCCGGCGGCACGGCCGGAACGGGCGGCTCGGGGGCCTGGGCTGGCACCTCGAGCGGCGGCGGCAGCGCCGCCTGTACCAGCGTGCCGGCGGTCGTCAGCTTCCTCACCGACGACGGCGTGCAGCTCGAGGCCGACGACTACCCGACCGGCGAGGGTCTCGGCCCGAGCGTCGTGCTCCTGCACATGATCCCTCCGGCCAACGATCGCTCGAACTACCCGAAGGGCTTCATCGACGCGCTGGTCGCGAAGCAGATCCGCGTGCTCAACGTGGACCGGCGCGGCGCGGGCGCCTCCGAGGGCGACCCGCTCGAAGCCTACACGGGCGACAAGGGCAAGCTCGACGCGAAGGCCGCGATGTTACACCTGACGAGCGGCGCGTGCGGCGTGGATCCGCTGCGGATCGGCGTCGTCGGAGCGTCGAACGGCACCACCACGGCTCTCGACTACGCCATCCACGCCAGCGCAAACACCGAGCTGCTCTTCCCGAGCGCGCTCGTGTTCCTGACCGGCGGCGCATACACCGAGAACCAGAACAGCCTCGGCGCGCACCACGACGAGCTGGATCAGGTGCCGATCCAGTTCGTATTCTCCGCCGCGGAGAGCGCGTGGAGCAAGGGCTACCAGAACGGTGCGCCGAGCGCGTGGCGCTTCCAGGAATACGATCCAGGCGACCACGGCACCAACATGTTCGAGGCGCGCCCTGAGAGCATCGACGCGGTCGTCGGGTTCCTGGCCGAGGTGCTCTGA
- a CDS encoding M48 family metalloprotease, with the protein MSSVLDPIRFGPERDLIGSLFDRFGLDVVIDHFVESGGVRSMYDAVLASELRLTRMIAPRLMDLLDAAREKLAFDEPLEMFVGQNPQVNAAAMHRMSGDEPHVLSLTSALVERMTDAELSFVLGHELGHLAYRHYRARLADAAFGRSAGGESKAPPLLLRRLESWDRMAEISADRAGFSAVDGNLEVAVSAFFKLQSGLGPEHLRFDIAAILEQLESLQKASRRELFAEFSHPATPIRVRALQLFGEVRSGQRTLAAVDAEVAEIARLMDYAASEPLDVNAREFILAGGLLAAYADGDIEMDDAGWNTLVQLLLPVSADPEAEVARIKNRSEADEILEKSAAWLRDNAGEERFDLLRAIAHVTAADGHLSEAERAFLKHCAELLGVPARTADEIAFETLADHLQTHAGRGMRPPRFALDE; encoded by the coding sequence GTGAGCAGCGTGCTCGATCCCATCCGCTTCGGGCCGGAGCGCGATCTCATCGGCTCGCTGTTCGATCGCTTCGGCCTCGACGTGGTCATCGACCACTTCGTGGAGTCCGGCGGCGTGCGCTCCATGTACGACGCGGTGCTGGCGTCGGAGCTGCGGCTGACTCGCATGATCGCGCCGCGCTTGATGGACCTGCTCGACGCCGCGCGAGAGAAGCTCGCCTTCGACGAGCCCCTGGAGATGTTCGTGGGGCAGAACCCGCAGGTGAACGCCGCGGCGATGCACCGAATGTCCGGGGACGAGCCCCACGTCCTGTCGCTCACCAGCGCGCTGGTCGAGCGCATGACGGACGCCGAGCTCTCCTTCGTGCTCGGTCACGAGCTCGGCCACCTGGCCTACCGGCACTACCGTGCCCGCCTGGCGGACGCCGCCTTCGGGCGGAGCGCCGGCGGTGAGAGCAAGGCACCGCCGCTGCTCCTACGCCGGCTCGAGAGCTGGGACCGCATGGCGGAGATCAGCGCCGACCGCGCGGGCTTCTCCGCGGTGGACGGCAACCTGGAGGTGGCGGTCAGCGCGTTCTTCAAGCTCCAGAGCGGGCTCGGACCGGAGCACCTGCGCTTCGACATCGCGGCCATCCTGGAGCAGCTCGAGTCGCTGCAGAAGGCCAGCCGCCGCGAGCTGTTCGCGGAGTTCAGCCACCCGGCCACACCCATCCGCGTGCGCGCGCTCCAGCTCTTCGGCGAGGTGCGCTCGGGCCAGCGCACCCTGGCGGCGGTGGACGCCGAGGTGGCGGAGATCGCACGCTTGATGGACTACGCAGCCAGCGAGCCGCTGGACGTGAACGCCCGGGAGTTCATCCTGGCCGGCGGCCTGCTGGCCGCCTACGCCGACGGCGACATCGAGATGGACGACGCCGGCTGGAACACGCTGGTGCAGCTGCTCTTGCCGGTGTCGGCGGATCCGGAGGCCGAGGTCGCGCGCATCAAGAACCGCTCCGAGGCCGACGAGATCTTGGAGAAGAGCGCGGCCTGGCTCCGCGACAACGCGGGCGAGGAGCGCTTCGACCTCTTGCGCGCCATCGCCCACGTCACCGCTGCCGACGGACACCTGTCCGAGGCCGAGCGCGCGTTCCTGAAGCACTGCGCGGAGCTGCTCGGGGTCCCCGCGCGGACCGCGGACGAGATCGCCTTCGAGACCTTGGCCGATCACCTCCAGACCCACGCCGGTCGAGGCATGCGCCCGCCGCGCTTCGCGCTGGACGAGTAG
- a CDS encoding CPBP family intramembrane metalloprotease: protein MPKRFSVWVFLALTACGPPMRPARTSESQAPSERELEAAERVREADCGPSASLLFPGVAQLCQGRTAEGLTMTGLGAAELGTGLAVGLSRDEGFDGFSHPGAAVPLIAFQNIYAYSYADALFQEQLAARLLYVPEDTPAELLVAPFNKNVMGHTDVWAGMLVMLAAGIGLSAVVDEELGTRHLGEDANLFGRRFPPASGYPLAAGVGAGLFSHVAIGEEALFRGVLLSHMAREAGPTAGWVGSSVVFGVAHAPNALALPHDEQLPYLALGVPFITVLGSYLGLTYQWHDYSLAAPVAIHFWYDFLLSATFFALDPARSPLAASVRVPF, encoded by the coding sequence ATGCCGAAGAGGTTCTCGGTCTGGGTGTTTCTCGCGCTCACGGCTTGCGGCCCGCCGATGCGTCCGGCGCGCACCAGCGAGAGCCAGGCCCCCAGCGAGCGCGAGCTCGAGGCGGCAGAGCGCGTTCGCGAGGCGGACTGCGGCCCGAGCGCGAGCCTCTTGTTCCCCGGCGTCGCGCAGCTCTGCCAGGGGCGCACCGCAGAGGGCCTGACCATGACCGGCCTCGGCGCCGCGGAGCTCGGCACCGGGCTCGCCGTGGGCCTGAGCCGAGACGAGGGCTTCGACGGCTTCTCCCACCCCGGCGCGGCGGTGCCGCTGATCGCCTTCCAGAACATCTACGCCTATTCCTATGCGGACGCGCTGTTCCAGGAGCAGCTGGCCGCGCGCCTGCTCTACGTCCCGGAGGACACCCCCGCCGAGCTGCTGGTGGCGCCGTTCAACAAGAACGTCATGGGGCACACCGACGTCTGGGCGGGGATGCTGGTGATGCTCGCGGCGGGGATCGGGCTCTCGGCGGTCGTGGACGAAGAGCTCGGCACCCGGCACCTGGGAGAAGACGCGAACCTGTTCGGCCGCCGATTCCCGCCCGCGTCGGGCTACCCCCTGGCGGCGGGGGTCGGCGCGGGCTTGTTCAGCCATGTGGCCATCGGCGAAGAGGCGCTGTTTCGCGGCGTCTTGCTCTCGCACATGGCGCGCGAAGCTGGTCCGACCGCCGGTTGGGTCGGGTCGAGCGTGGTGTTCGGGGTCGCGCACGCGCCGAACGCGCTGGCGCTCCCCCACGACGAGCAGCTGCCCTATCTGGCGCTCGGCGTCCCGTTCATCACCGTGCTCGGCAGCTACCTCGGTCTCACCTACCAGTGGCACGACTACAGCCTGGCCGCTCCCGTCGCCATCCACTTTTGGTACGACTTCCTGCTCAGCGCGACCTTCTTCGCGCTCGACCCGGCGCGCTCGCCCCTCGCCGCGAGCGTGCGCGTGCCGTTCTGA
- a CDS encoding cytidylate kinase-like family protein yields the protein MSRTIEQLVNRQFLRWMEQQKVQGKRDQPESVEQKPMIAMSREYGARGAEVGRLAAERLNFQFHSQELVHEVAKQARVRQQLVASLDERARDDIEQWVSELMDGGTFSPTDYLRNLTKVILSFGRHGKGVIVGRGAQYILDPKRTLRVRAFAPLDARVRRIATRDGLGRGDARTKILRIDSERTAFYRQHFDRDQSDPHDYDLLLNTATLPVDACVDMVVRAFRSRFR from the coding sequence ATGAGCCGCACCATCGAGCAACTGGTCAATCGGCAGTTCCTGCGCTGGATGGAGCAGCAGAAGGTCCAGGGGAAGCGCGACCAGCCAGAGTCCGTCGAGCAGAAGCCGATGATCGCGATGTCGCGCGAGTACGGCGCGCGCGGCGCGGAAGTGGGCCGGTTGGCGGCGGAGCGCTTGAACTTCCAGTTCCATTCTCAGGAGCTCGTCCACGAGGTGGCCAAGCAGGCCCGCGTGCGCCAGCAGCTCGTCGCGTCCCTCGACGAGCGCGCGCGGGACGACATCGAGCAATGGGTGAGCGAGCTGATGGACGGCGGCACGTTCTCACCGACGGACTACCTGCGGAACCTCACCAAGGTGATCTTGTCCTTCGGGCGTCACGGCAAGGGTGTGATCGTGGGGCGTGGCGCGCAGTACATCCTGGACCCGAAGCGCACGCTGCGCGTGCGCGCCTTCGCCCCGCTGGACGCACGCGTGCGTCGGATTGCGACCCGCGACGGCCTGGGCCGCGGCGACGCCCGCACCAAGATCCTGCGCATCGACTCCGAGCGCACCGCGTTCTACCGCCAGCACTTCGACCGCGATCAGTCCGATCCGCACGACTACGACCTGCTCCTGAACACGGCGACGCTGCCCGTCGACGCCTGCGTGGACATGGTGGTCAGGGCGTTCCGTTCTCGCTTTCGGTGA